The following are encoded together in the Deinococcus soli (ex Cha et al. 2016) genome:
- a CDS encoding RtcB family protein — protein sequence MNGKHLVKLGLEKKAIALAQTAATTRETAGLSRDDILAELRAVQQNPAAYTAGGVYAPLAAELLAQQAVQDARKGSDLRPEPLPYPTWGADLIDPGAHRQMDVAMRLPISRAGALMPDAHVGYGLPIGGVLATENAVIPYGVGVDIGCSMMLSVLPIQPGALRTDEATTLLLKHTRFGAGVAFDKRDRQDHDVLHENTWQDQPILRHLFEKAATQIGTSGSGNHFVEFGTLTLPHADLGLGVGEYLAVLSHSGSRGFGAQVAGHFTALAERHHPTLAPEAKKLAWLPLDHEDGQAYWQAMTLAGRYALANHDLIHARLARALNVTPLAQVSNSHNLAWKQTVNGQDLIVHRKGATPAAQGQLGLIPGSMADPGYVVRGLGHPGALASASHGAGRQLGRKAAASTLNKKDVQAYLTTRGVTLIGGGIDEAPQAYKRIQDVIARQDDLVNVIASFQPRVVRMDTGSEDI from the coding sequence ATGAACGGCAAACACCTCGTGAAACTCGGCCTGGAAAAGAAAGCCATCGCCCTCGCCCAGACCGCCGCCACCACCCGCGAAACCGCCGGACTGAGCCGCGACGACATCCTGGCCGAACTGCGCGCCGTGCAGCAGAACCCCGCCGCGTACACAGCCGGCGGCGTGTACGCCCCGCTCGCCGCCGAACTGCTCGCCCAGCAGGCCGTCCAGGACGCCCGCAAGGGCAGCGACCTGCGCCCCGAACCCCTCCCCTACCCCACCTGGGGCGCCGACCTGATCGACCCCGGCGCGCACCGCCAGATGGACGTCGCCATGCGCCTCCCCATCAGCCGTGCCGGGGCACTCATGCCCGACGCGCACGTCGGCTACGGCCTCCCCATCGGCGGCGTCCTCGCCACCGAGAACGCCGTCATCCCCTACGGCGTCGGCGTGGACATCGGCTGCTCCATGATGCTCTCCGTCCTCCCCATCCAACCCGGCGCGCTGCGCACCGACGAGGCCACCACCCTGCTGCTCAAGCACACCCGCTTCGGCGCGGGCGTCGCCTTCGACAAACGCGACCGCCAGGACCACGACGTCCTCCACGAAAACACCTGGCAGGACCAGCCCATCCTGCGCCACCTGTTTGAGAAGGCCGCCACGCAGATCGGCACGAGCGGCAGCGGCAACCACTTCGTCGAATTCGGCACCCTCACCCTGCCCCACGCCGACCTCGGCCTGGGCGTCGGCGAGTACCTCGCCGTCCTCTCGCACAGCGGCAGCCGCGGCTTCGGCGCGCAGGTCGCCGGGCACTTCACCGCCCTCGCCGAACGCCACCACCCCACCCTCGCCCCCGAAGCGAAAAAACTCGCGTGGCTCCCACTCGACCACGAAGACGGCCAGGCGTACTGGCAGGCCATGACCCTCGCCGGCCGCTACGCCCTCGCCAACCACGACCTCATCCACGCCCGCCTCGCCCGCGCCCTGAATGTCACGCCCCTCGCGCAGGTCAGCAACAGCCACAACCTCGCCTGGAAACAGACCGTGAACGGTCAGGACCTCATCGTCCACCGCAAGGGCGCCACCCCCGCCGCCCAGGGCCAGCTCGGCCTGATCCCCGGTAGCATGGCCGACCCCGGCTACGTCGTCCGCGGCCTCGGCCACCCCGGCGCCCTTGCCAGCGCCAGCCACGGCGCCGGCCGCCAGCTCGGCCGCAAAGCCGCCGCCAGTACCCTCAACAAGAAAGATGTCCAGGCGTACCTCACCACGCGCGGCGTCACCCTCATCGGCGGCGGCATCGACGAAGCCCCCCAGGCCTACAAACGCATCCAGGACGTCATCGCCCGCCAGGACGACCTCGTCAACGTCATCGCCAGCTTCCAGCCTCGCGTGGTCCGCATGGACACCGGGAGTGAGGACATCTGA
- a CDS encoding HAD-IA family hydrolase: MTIKAVIFDFDGTILDTETPEFTHWQALYRQHDRELHLHDWQRGIGTWDAFDPWLGLPESVQQDRHATHERLRTDIHHTIQQSDLRPGVRHVLDAIRPAGLRLALATSSDRTWVTRWLHQHGLYDHFETLATRDDVTRVKPDPELYTLAVHTLGLKPHQCLAVEDSLNGATAAAAAGLHVVVVPNDVTRTQAFLPEWGRVDGYEGGLEALLATVRD; the protein is encoded by the coding sequence ATGACCATCAAAGCCGTGATCTTCGACTTCGACGGCACCATCCTCGACACCGAAACCCCCGAATTCACCCACTGGCAGGCCCTCTACCGCCAACACGACCGCGAACTCCACCTTCACGACTGGCAACGCGGCATCGGCACCTGGGACGCCTTCGACCCCTGGCTCGGCCTTCCCGAGAGCGTCCAACAGGACCGCCACGCCACCCACGAGCGCCTGCGCACCGACATCCACCACACCATCCAGCAGAGCGACCTGCGCCCCGGCGTCCGCCACGTCCTCGACGCCATCCGACCCGCCGGCCTGCGCCTCGCCCTCGCCACCAGCAGCGACCGCACCTGGGTCACCCGCTGGCTCCACCAGCACGGCCTGTACGACCACTTCGAAACACTCGCCACCCGCGACGACGTCACCCGCGTCAAGCCCGACCCCGAGCTCTACACCCTCGCCGTCCACACCCTCGGCCTGAAACCCCACCAGTGCCTCGCCGTCGAAGACAGCCTCAACGGCGCCACCGCCGCCGCTGCCGCCGGACTGCACGTCGTTGTCGTCCCCAACGACGTCACCCGCACCCAGGCCTTCCTGCCCGAATGGGGGCGCGTCGACGGGTATGAAGGGGGGTTGGAAGCCCTACTGGCGACTGTTCGGGACTGA
- a CDS encoding DedA family protein produces the protein MAEWVQNLMDSMGYLGILLLMVLENVFPPIPSELIMPSAGFAASRGDLNLVLVILMGTLGSVIGTLPLYYVGRAFGEDRLVAWADKHGKWLTLSGKDIRRADDWFDRHGSKAVLFGRMVPGIRSLLSLPAGMSEMPMPKFLLFSAIGSGLWASLLAGAGFLLGEHYDRVEQYVGPASKIILGVLAVAAVAWFLRRKREQEHAEA, from the coding sequence ATGGCCGAGTGGGTGCAGAATTTGATGGACAGCATGGGGTACCTGGGGATCTTGCTGTTGATGGTGCTGGAGAACGTGTTTCCGCCGATTCCGAGTGAGTTGATCATGCCGTCGGCGGGGTTCGCGGCGTCGCGTGGGGATCTGAATCTGGTGCTGGTGATCCTGATGGGGACGCTGGGGAGTGTGATCGGGACGCTGCCGCTGTACTACGTGGGGCGAGCATTCGGTGAGGACCGGCTGGTGGCGTGGGCAGACAAGCATGGGAAGTGGTTGACGCTGAGCGGGAAGGACATCCGGCGGGCGGACGACTGGTTTGACCGGCATGGGTCGAAGGCGGTGCTGTTCGGGCGGATGGTGCCGGGGATCCGGAGTCTGCTGAGTCTGCCGGCGGGCATGAGTGAGATGCCGATGCCGAAGTTCCTGCTGTTCAGCGCGATCGGGTCGGGTCTGTGGGCGTCGTTGCTGGCGGGGGCGGGGTTCCTGCTGGGGGAGCATTACGACCGGGTGGAGCAGTACGTGGGTCCGGCGAGCAAGATCATCCTGGGGGTGCTGGCGGTGGCGGCGGTGGCGTGGTTCCTGCGCCGCAAGCGCGAGCAGGAGCACGCCGAGGCGTAA
- a CDS encoding MMPL family transporter, with translation MRTLGRLVSRHPWAVLLAWLLAAALSLPFAARAPAALTADPAGGLTDSEATRVTDLLRDRFGERDTNTVVLVTRSQPPLGTPQGDVTYRRFLDGLEDVPGVTRVTAAQGGGPYRTRSEDGTLALTLAQIPLLDGASETLRRVRAYTARTESAALDIRVTGGQAIADDFTHFAESDTKRSELVALPLIGALLLVVFGALVATGLPLAVGMLSISVAMAALYGLTHVMDVSTFAQSVITMLGLGAGIDYALLMVNRFREELVRTPDPRLAAERTVHTAGRSVTFSGLTVAIAMAGLILPPIAFVRSIGIGGVLAVLLTVLASLTALPALLALLGDRVNHPRFTRLNWAQSGAASGAWTAFARRVTARPWFAVLSSTAFLLLLASPALNIRTGYAGAWGLTPGVESRDTLKDVEALGAGGLLSQFEVILDLKGQRYTPENRATFQALVTDLRALPGVKGVLSPFLTPSDLAGTNGGSTDQLAALSALTTRSFSRDRTLLRVTVIPDRTLPAREIPAFERQIRGTIQASGYAYLLGGAPVGGEEFSRAITDSLPTVVLAVFAGTFLLLMVAFRSLLIPLKSILMNALTVGAAIGLVTLIVQEGVLAAPLGIPGDVGVLDASLPVLLFAVMFGLSMDYEIFLLSRVQEEYLAGHPNDEAVVLAVGHTARIITSAAIIMFIVFSAFIFGRVVASKSIGLGLAIAVALDATLVRLVLVPAFLKLAGKWNWWLPAWLDRRLPHIRLEH, from the coding sequence ATGCGCACCCTCGGCCGACTCGTCTCCCGGCACCCCTGGGCGGTGCTGCTCGCGTGGCTGCTCGCCGCTGCCCTGAGCCTCCCCTTCGCCGCTCGCGCTCCCGCTGCCCTCACCGCCGATCCCGCCGGCGGCCTGACGGACTCCGAGGCCACCCGCGTCACCGACCTGCTGCGCGACCGCTTCGGGGAACGCGACACCAATACCGTCGTCCTCGTCACCCGCAGCCAGCCGCCGCTGGGTACCCCCCAGGGCGACGTCACCTACCGGCGCTTCCTGGACGGGCTGGAGGACGTGCCCGGCGTCACCCGCGTCACCGCCGCGCAGGGAGGCGGCCCCTACCGCACCCGCTCCGAGGACGGCACCCTGGCCCTGACCCTCGCGCAGATCCCCCTGCTGGACGGCGCGAGCGAGACCCTGCGCCGCGTGCGCGCCTACACCGCGCGGACAGAGAGCGCCGCGCTGGACATCCGCGTGACCGGCGGGCAGGCCATCGCCGACGACTTCACCCACTTCGCCGAGAGCGACACCAAACGCAGCGAACTCGTGGCCCTGCCGCTGATCGGGGCGCTGCTGCTCGTCGTGTTCGGCGCGCTCGTCGCCACCGGCCTCCCGCTGGCCGTCGGGATGCTCAGCATCAGCGTCGCCATGGCCGCCCTGTACGGCCTGACGCACGTCATGGACGTCAGCACCTTCGCGCAGAGCGTCATCACCATGCTCGGTCTGGGCGCCGGGATCGACTACGCGCTGCTGATGGTCAACCGCTTCCGTGAGGAACTCGTGCGGACGCCCGACCCGCGCCTCGCCGCCGAACGCACCGTCCACACCGCCGGGCGCAGCGTCACCTTCAGCGGCCTGACCGTCGCCATCGCCATGGCGGGCCTGATCCTCCCCCCGATCGCGTTCGTGCGGTCCATCGGGATCGGCGGCGTGCTGGCCGTGCTGCTGACCGTCCTGGCCAGCCTCACCGCCCTCCCGGCGCTGCTGGCCCTGCTGGGCGACCGCGTGAACCACCCGCGCTTCACCCGCCTGAACTGGGCGCAGAGCGGCGCCGCGTCCGGCGCGTGGACGGCCTTCGCGCGGCGCGTCACCGCCCGCCCCTGGTTCGCCGTGCTGAGCAGCACCGCCTTCCTGCTGCTGCTCGCCTCACCCGCCCTGAACATCCGCACCGGATACGCCGGGGCGTGGGGGCTCACGCCTGGCGTGGAAAGCCGCGACACTCTGAAAGACGTCGAGGCGCTCGGCGCGGGCGGCCTGCTCAGCCAGTTCGAGGTGATCCTCGACCTGAAGGGCCAGCGCTACACCCCGGAGAATCGCGCGACATTCCAGGCGCTCGTGACCGACCTGCGCGCCCTGCCCGGCGTGAAGGGCGTCCTCAGCCCCTTCCTGACTCCCAGCGATCTCGCGGGCACGAATGGGGGCAGCACCGACCAGCTGGCCGCGCTGAGCGCCCTGACCACCCGTTCCTTCAGCCGCGACCGCACCCTGCTGCGCGTCACCGTCATCCCCGACCGGACCCTCCCGGCCCGCGAGATCCCCGCCTTCGAACGGCAGATCCGGGGCACCATCCAGGCCAGCGGGTACGCCTATCTGCTCGGCGGCGCGCCCGTCGGCGGCGAGGAATTCAGCCGCGCCATCACCGACTCGCTGCCCACCGTGGTCCTCGCCGTGTTCGCCGGAACGTTCCTGCTGCTGATGGTCGCGTTCCGCAGCCTCCTGATCCCCCTCAAGAGCATCCTCATGAACGCCCTGACGGTCGGGGCCGCGATCGGCCTCGTCACCCTGATCGTGCAGGAGGGCGTCCTAGCCGCCCCCCTCGGCATTCCCGGCGACGTCGGCGTGCTCGACGCCAGCCTCCCCGTCCTCCTCTTCGCCGTCATGTTCGGCCTCAGTATGGACTACGAGATCTTCCTGCTCTCCCGCGTGCAGGAGGAATACCTCGCCGGGCACCCCAACGACGAAGCTGTCGTGCTCGCCGTCGGCCACACCGCCCGCATCATCACAAGCGCCGCCATCATCATGTTCATCGTCTTCTCCGCCTTCATCTTCGGGCGCGTCGTCGCCAGCAAGAGCATCGGCCTGGGCCTCGCCATCGCCGTCGCCCTCGACGCCACCCTCGTCCGCCTCGTCCTCGTCCCCGCCTTCCTGAAACTCGCCGGAAAGTGGAACTGGTGGCTGCCCGCCTGGCTCGACAGACGCCTGCCGCACATCCGTCTCGAACACTGA
- a CDS encoding helix-turn-helix domain-containing protein — MNAATTPTDEVLTLEELAAYLKVSETTAYTLVRGGEIPGRKVGREWRFLKARVTHWLMQAGTEEDMEKTGFVQRDDLGGEFKQEGGQEYVALWLPITREEKAAQIEKATRDGVNVSELIADYLRSWVKA; from the coding sequence ATGAACGCAGCGACGACCCCCACCGACGAGGTCCTGACCCTGGAGGAACTGGCCGCCTACCTGAAGGTGAGCGAAACCACCGCCTACACCCTGGTGCGGGGCGGTGAGATCCCGGGCCGCAAGGTCGGCCGGGAGTGGCGTTTCCTGAAAGCCCGCGTGACCCACTGGCTGATGCAGGCCGGTACGGAGGAAGACATGGAGAAGACTGGATTCGTACAGCGCGATGACCTGGGCGGGGAATTCAAGCAGGAAGGCGGCCAGGAGTACGTGGCCCTGTGGCTCCCCATCACCCGCGAGGAGAAGGCCGCCCAGATCGAGAAGGCCACCCGCGACGGCGTGAACGTCAGCGAACTCATCGCCGACTACCTCCGCAGCTGGGTCAAGGCGTAA
- a CDS encoding APH(3') family aminoglycoside O-phosphotransferase, with the protein MSAPERPTLPDALKRVLPAARWERVSGGQSGAQVWRSTRYVLKMQPRIPHATSTLQQERERLRWLQGRIPAPQVVAFEAEGDQEVLAMTRLTGIPMSHPDARLHPERVVNLLARALRELHALPIRDCPFRQTLDVTLPLARERVQAGLIDGSDFDDDRAGRSATSVFNELARTRPTQDDLVVAHGDATLDNIILNGEYVEGLIDVGRLGIADRHADLALAHRSVRGELGERYAGMFLDLYGRALVDDTKLAYYRLHDELF; encoded by the coding sequence GTGAGTGCGCCCGAACGCCCGACCCTGCCCGACGCCCTGAAACGCGTGCTGCCCGCCGCCCGCTGGGAACGCGTGAGCGGCGGCCAGAGCGGCGCGCAGGTCTGGCGATCCACCCGCTACGTGCTGAAGATGCAGCCCCGCATCCCGCACGCCACGAGCACGCTGCAACAGGAACGCGAGCGGCTGCGCTGGCTCCAGGGCCGCATCCCCGCCCCGCAGGTCGTGGCCTTCGAGGCCGAAGGTGACCAGGAGGTCCTGGCCATGACCCGCCTGACCGGCATCCCCATGAGCCACCCGGACGCCCGGCTGCACCCCGAACGGGTCGTGAATCTGCTGGCCCGCGCGCTGCGCGAACTGCACGCCCTGCCCATCCGGGACTGCCCGTTCCGGCAGACGCTGGACGTGACCCTGCCCCTGGCCCGCGAGCGCGTGCAGGCCGGACTGATCGACGGCAGCGACTTCGACGACGACCGCGCCGGACGCAGCGCCACCAGCGTCTTCAACGAACTGGCCCGCACCCGCCCCACCCAGGACGACCTCGTGGTCGCGCACGGCGACGCCACGCTGGACAACATCATCCTGAACGGCGAATACGTCGAGGGCCTGATTGACGTGGGCCGACTCGGGATCGCCGACCGGCACGCCGACCTCGCCCTTGCCCACCGCAGTGTGCGCGGTGAACTGGGAGAACGCTACGCCGGGATGTTCCTCGACCTGTACGGCCGCGCCCTGGTGGACGACACGAAACTCGCGTACTACCGCCTGCACGACGAACTGTTTTGA
- a CDS encoding YqhA family protein — translation MTRPSSAPRPPNPEPSKREWFSEIIGRTRFVVLIAVIAVLLVSFSLFLQGTLLALHTIYDSWRDTFTQGIASQEGNIAVEFLEIVSTMLKAVVFYLIGVGLYSLFITPLNLTSALGVESLADLEQKVVSVIIVILGVTFLEHFVRWDKPLDTLYFAGALALAGGALVFFQRVHRGSGGDLGQPQSKVRARQELFENHTEQRHIDDHDVEVAEQATQAKQEGKVDAEEGSG, via the coding sequence GTGACCCGCCCTTCCTCTGCCCCGCGCCCCCCGAACCCCGAACCGTCCAAGCGGGAGTGGTTCAGCGAGATCATCGGCCGCACGCGCTTCGTGGTGCTGATCGCGGTGATTGCCGTGCTGCTCGTGTCGTTCAGCCTGTTCCTGCAAGGAACGCTGCTGGCGCTGCACACCATCTACGATTCCTGGCGGGACACGTTCACGCAGGGCATTGCCAGTCAGGAGGGCAACATCGCCGTGGAATTCCTGGAGATCGTGAGCACCATGCTCAAGGCGGTGGTGTTCTACCTGATCGGGGTGGGCCTGTACTCGCTGTTCATCACGCCGCTGAACCTGACGTCCGCGCTGGGCGTCGAGAGCCTCGCGGACCTGGAGCAGAAGGTCGTGTCGGTGATCATCGTGATCCTGGGCGTGACGTTCCTGGAGCACTTCGTGCGCTGGGACAAACCGCTGGACACCCTGTACTTCGCGGGTGCGCTGGCGCTGGCGGGGGGCGCGCTGGTGTTCTTCCAGCGGGTGCACCGGGGCAGCGGCGGGGACCTGGGGCAACCGCAGTCGAAGGTGCGCGCACGCCAGGAACTGTTCGAGAACCACACCGAGCAGCGGCACATCGACGATCACGACGTGGAGGTTGCGGAGCAGGCCACCCAGGCGAAGCAGGAAGGCAAGGTGGACGCCGAGGAGGGCAGCGGCTGA
- a CDS encoding CDP-alcohol phosphatidyltransferase family protein, with product MPPLARLNVNPQHVVLLHTALGLIAALLIRRGERVRPALLLQVKTLLDGLDGQLARATGQTTETGRYLDTEGDLLVNLALNVAILGRAGVPVTLLQSLILTVDFLWEREYRAARGEVFREGAAQAGDHPVVLGALQAVYNAYFVPQERALDRAFQRRLRRVTGTAVPSLTQRQAYTPLAVNTLSANLGLSTQFLLLGACVLSGRPRWYARSLGVQALALVGAQMWREAQARTVGGAPGPDQPSSSG from the coding sequence GTGCCGCCCCTGGCGCGGCTGAACGTCAACCCGCAGCACGTGGTGCTGCTGCACACCGCCCTGGGCCTGATCGCCGCGCTGCTCATCCGGCGCGGCGAACGCGTCCGGCCCGCACTGCTCCTGCAGGTCAAGACACTGCTGGACGGTCTGGACGGGCAGCTGGCCCGCGCGACCGGGCAGACGACCGAGACCGGCCGGTACCTGGACACCGAGGGGGACCTGCTGGTGAACCTCGCGCTGAACGTGGCGATCCTGGGCCGTGCGGGCGTGCCGGTCACGCTGCTGCAGAGCCTGATCCTGACCGTGGATTTCCTGTGGGAGCGGGAGTACCGCGCCGCGCGCGGTGAGGTCTTCCGCGAGGGCGCCGCGCAGGCCGGGGATCACCCGGTCGTGCTGGGAGCCCTTCAGGCGGTGTACAACGCGTATTTTGTGCCGCAGGAACGGGCGCTGGACCGCGCCTTTCAGCGTCGGCTGCGCCGCGTGACCGGCACGGCTGTGCCCTCCCTGACGCAGCGGCAGGCGTACACGCCGCTGGCCGTGAACACCCTGAGCGCCAACCTCGGTCTTTCCACGCAGTTTCTCCTTCTGGGCGCGTGCGTGCTCTCGGGCCGCCCGCGGTGGTACGCGCGCAGCCTGGGCGTGCAGGCGCTGGCGCTGGTGGGCGCGCAGATGTGGCGGGAAGCGCAGGCGCGGACCGTCGGGGGAGCGCCTGGGCCGGATCAGCCTTCCTCCAGCGGGTAG
- a CDS encoding DUF2270 domain-containing protein codes for MPGTGLGPGAQAAAGLTDVSYSTNTANALIHLYRAEVGKMTAYRQRLDMTTNWSVVTTAGLASFALGDVNNSHATFLFAMFMNYFFLRLEARRFRTFEIAHHRVRIMERFFYPAMLGDRVDPGWHQLLLAELSKPRSPMSRADALGWRLNRNYLWIYAAVLAAWFAKLDLAQPKGWVLEFPAAFALADIGNFPGWLVFTIVGGFYLHLIALAARAARTYPLEEG; via the coding sequence ATGCCAGGAACAGGGCTGGGACCGGGCGCGCAGGCGGCTGCGGGCCTGACCGACGTGAGTTACAGCACGAACACCGCCAACGCCCTGATTCACCTGTACCGCGCCGAGGTCGGCAAGATGACCGCCTACCGGCAGCGGCTGGACATGACCACCAACTGGTCGGTCGTGACCACGGCGGGTCTGGCGTCCTTCGCGCTGGGCGACGTGAACAACAGCCACGCGACTTTCCTGTTCGCGATGTTCATGAACTACTTCTTCCTGCGCCTGGAAGCCCGGCGGTTCCGCACCTTCGAGATCGCGCACCACCGCGTGCGGATCATGGAGCGTTTCTTCTACCCGGCCATGCTGGGTGACCGGGTGGACCCCGGCTGGCACCAGCTGCTGCTGGCGGAACTGAGCAAGCCGCGCAGTCCCATGAGCCGCGCCGACGCGCTGGGCTGGCGGCTGAACCGCAACTACCTGTGGATCTACGCGGCGGTCCTCGCGGCGTGGTTCGCGAAACTGGACCTCGCGCAGCCCAAGGGCTGGGTGCTGGAGTTCCCGGCCGCGTTCGCCCTGGCGGACATCGGGAATTTTCCCGGCTGGCTGGTGTTCACGATCGTGGGCGGGTTCTACCTGCACCTGATCGCCCTGGCAGCCCGCGCGGCGCGCACCTACCCGCTGGAGGAAGGCTGA
- a CDS encoding S8 family peptidase: MNRTRLFGLLTLSVLLAACGQTPAQLTPDAPQASAPTFVDGELLVQLKGGVSSQALTSLSALGVQNVETLATVNGAALLRARITDGQGVTAKAQQLQASGLVRFAEPNWTYQTQALPSDISYTNGTLWGMKGNFGSGAETAWAAGKTGSKSVYVGIIDEGYQFDHPDLRGNAWLNPFDPADGRDNDGNGYVDDSRGWDFANNDSTVYDGGTRGSLDAHGTHVAGTIGGTANDGGVVGVNHNVTFISGKFLGRRGGNTADAIKAVDYFTDLKTRHGLNIVATNNSWGGGGYSQAMYEAIVRAAKANILFVAAAGNSGTNNDTTASYPSNYDTTAGAGYDAVIAVAAIDKAGALASFSQYGKTTVDIGAPGVAITSSVPYNTYSSYNGTSMATPHVTGGVALYASINPGASAAQIRSAILGSATPTTSLSGKTVTGGRLNVSGF; this comes from the coding sequence ATGAACCGTACCCGTCTGTTTGGCCTGCTCACCCTCTCCGTCCTCCTGGCTGCCTGCGGACAGACCCCGGCCCAGCTCACCCCCGACGCCCCCCAGGCCAGTGCGCCGACCTTCGTGGACGGCGAACTCCTGGTGCAACTGAAAGGCGGGGTCAGCAGCCAGGCGCTGACCAGCCTGAGCGCGCTGGGCGTGCAGAACGTCGAGACGCTCGCCACCGTGAACGGCGCCGCACTGCTGCGCGCCCGCATCACCGACGGTCAGGGCGTGACGGCCAAGGCCCAGCAGCTCCAGGCCAGCGGCCTCGTGCGCTTCGCGGAACCCAACTGGACGTACCAGACCCAGGCGCTGCCCAGCGACATTTCCTACACGAACGGCACGCTGTGGGGCATGAAGGGCAACTTCGGCTCGGGCGCCGAGACCGCCTGGGCCGCCGGGAAGACCGGCAGTAAGAGCGTATACGTGGGCATCATCGACGAGGGCTACCAGTTCGACCACCCGGACCTCAGGGGCAACGCGTGGCTGAACCCCTTCGACCCGGCCGACGGGCGCGACAACGACGGCAACGGCTACGTGGACGACTCGCGCGGCTGGGACTTCGCGAACAACGACAGCACCGTCTATGACGGCGGCACGCGCGGCAGCCTCGACGCGCACGGCACGCACGTCGCCGGGACGATCGGCGGCACCGCGAACGACGGCGGCGTGGTCGGCGTGAACCACAACGTCACGTTCATCAGCGGCAAATTCCTGGGCCGCCGCGGCGGGAACACCGCCGACGCGATCAAGGCCGTGGACTACTTCACGGACCTCAAGACCCGCCACGGGCTGAACATCGTCGCCACGAACAACAGCTGGGGCGGCGGCGGCTACAGCCAGGCCATGTACGAGGCGATCGTCCGCGCCGCGAAGGCGAACATCCTGTTCGTCGCCGCCGCCGGGAACAGCGGCACGAACAACGACACGACCGCCAGCTACCCCAGCAACTACGACACGACGGCCGGCGCCGGGTACGACGCCGTGATCGCCGTGGCCGCCATCGACAAGGCCGGCGCGCTGGCATCCTTCAGCCAGTACGGCAAGACCACCGTGGACATCGGCGCGCCCGGCGTGGCGATCACCAGCAGCGTGCCGTACAACACCTACAGCAGCTACAACGGCACCAGCATGGCCACCCCGCACGTGACGGGCGGCGTCGCCCTGTACGCCAGCATCAACCCAGGCGCGAGTGCCGCGCAGATCCGTTCCGCGATCCTGGGCAGCGCCACGCCCACCACCAGCCTCAGCGGCAAGACCGTTACCGGCGGCCGCCTGAACGTCAGCGGCTTCTAA
- a CDS encoding MBL fold metallo-hydrolase, with protein MSAPFTHGALRLWSVPTGPVQENAILIAGTQNEGFLIDPGDDAERLLTLVRGSGVTVRGILLTHAHFDHIGAVQPLREALQVPVWLHPADLPLYRAGAQSAARWNLPFIQPADPDHEISEGQTFTAGDLTLTARFLPGHAPGHVVFSAPGLVVAGDTLFRGGIGRTDLPGGNHPQLLAGIRGQLLTLPGDTAVYPGHGPRTTVATEIQTNPFLQ; from the coding sequence ATGAGTGCTCCTTTCACGCATGGCGCGCTGCGCCTCTGGTCGGTGCCGACCGGTCCCGTCCAGGAGAACGCCATCCTGATCGCCGGGACCCAGAATGAGGGCTTCCTGATCGACCCGGGCGACGACGCCGAGCGCCTGCTGACGCTGGTGCGCGGCTCGGGGGTGACGGTGAGGGGCATCCTGCTCACGCACGCGCACTTCGATCACATCGGCGCCGTGCAGCCGCTGCGGGAAGCGCTGCAGGTGCCGGTGTGGCTGCACCCGGCGGACCTGCCGCTGTACCGGGCGGGCGCGCAGAGTGCCGCGCGCTGGAACCTCCCGTTCATCCAGCCGGCCGATCCCGACCATGAGATCAGCGAGGGGCAGACGTTCACGGCGGGCGACCTGACCCTCACCGCCCGGTTCCTGCCGGGGCACGCACCGGGGCACGTGGTGTTCAGCGCGCCGGGTCTCGTGGTGGCGGGGGACACGCTGTTCCGCGGTGGAATCGGCCGCACCGACCTGCCGGGCGGGAACCACCCGCAGCTCCTGGCGGGCATCCGCGGGCAGCTGCTGACCCTGCCGGGCGACACGGCGGTGTACCCGGGGCACGGACCGCGCACGACGGTCGCCACGGAAATCCAGACGAATCCCTTCCTGCAATGA